The Montipora foliosa isolate CH-2021 chromosome 14, ASM3666993v2, whole genome shotgun sequence genome window below encodes:
- the LOC137985488 gene encoding uncharacterized protein, protein MTMALLPEKHSCLFIDASWKDILTAFSYSTTQTEQRKALQTQVESLFGGSEQWLACFSIRTALDAFLGIMNFPAGSEVIFTAINIPDMVYVVESHGLKVVPVDLDLDTLAPKPELVELAVNDKTVAILAAHLYGKWINLDKVFEVARAHGLYVLEDCAESFQGFKMKGHELSDLSFFSFGSIKHYTSLGGAVVGVKNPKILKKMRAKVEQYPIQSQWTYFKKLSCYSILMAAGFNNSFLNWVLVNSFQFLGFPYKEYFISLLRAFPGGVTVNQLQQQPSAMLLRFMLYRLRRICDKDFRCIKLKGDFVSQNLPGNVFVPGMKADRRNYWLFPLVVDNPDEVVRELEREGVEAYRGATQLSTVFRTQHSGENIELKEKPEEYKTCNAETTFPRAEVAVIPSSAGNSWTTHENLKSLNMSSAEFVCSAPVAAGSNQASNSFRKEKDDVLFPHNAKYLIDHVLYLPVHKRVPFWYLEHICFAVEKIMKNRKGVKIEDAKNVIFKSKL, encoded by the exons ATGCTTCTTGGAAGGATATTCTCACTGCCTTCAGTTATTCGACTACACAGACAGAACAAAGAAAGGCACTTCAAACCcaagttgaaagtttatttggtGGCTCTGAGCAATGGCTTGCTTGTTTTTCAATACGAACAGCTCTTGATGCTTTCCTTGGAATTATGAACTTTCCTGCTGGTTCAGAAGTAATTTTCACTGCTATAAACATTCCAGACATGGTTTATGTTGTTGAAAGCCACGGACTGAAGGTTGTGCCAGTTGATTTGGATCTTGACACTTTAGCTCCGAAGCCAGAGCTTGTGGAACTTGCTGTAAATGACAAAACAGTTGCCATTTTGGCAGCGCACCTTTATGGTAAATGGATCAATTTAGACAAAGTTTTTGAAGTGGCTCGTGCACATGGGCTTTATGTTCTTGAAGATTGTGCCGAGTCCTTTCAAGGATTCAAAATGAAAGGACATGAACTTTCTGACTTAAGCTTTTTTAGTTTTGGATCCATAAAGCACTATACATCTCTAGGAGGGGCAGTTGTTGGTGTCAAAAACCCTAAAATTCTGAAGAAAATGCGAGCAAAAGTTGAACAGTACCCTATACAGAGCCAGTGGACATATTTCAAGAAGCTCTCATGTTATTCTATTCTGATGGCTGCAGGATTTAATAACTCCTTCCTTAACTGGGTTTTGGTCAATTCCTTTCAATTTCTTGGGTTTCCGTACAAAGAGTATTTCATTTCTCTTCTACGTGCTTTTCCTGGAGGTGTAACAGTTAACCAGCTCCAGCAACAACCATCGGCCATGCTGTTGAGGTTTATGTTGTATCGACTGAGACGAATCTGTGACAAAGATTTCCGGTGCATCAAGTTAAAGGGAGACTTTGTGAGTCAGAATCTTCCAGGAAATGTCTTTGTCCCTGGAATGAAAGCTGACAGGAGAAACTATTGGCTTTTCCCACTGGTTGTT GACAATCCAGACGAAGTTGTAAGAGAACTTGAAAGAGAAGGGGTGGAAGCTTACAGAGGAGCAACACAGCTATCCACAGTATTCAGGACCCAGCATAGTGGGGAAAATATTGAACTGAAGGAGAAACCAGAAGAGTATAAAACATGCAATGCTGAGACTACATTTCCCCGAGCAGAAGTTGCGGTTATCCCTTCCTCTGCTGGCAATTCATGGACCACCCATGAAAATTTAAAGTCCTTGAACATGTCATCTGCAGAGTTTGTTTGTTCTGCACCAGTAGCTGCTGGTTCCAACCAAGCAAGTAACTCGTTTAGGAAAGAAAAAGATGATGTTCTTTTTCCTCACAATGCAAAGTATCTGATTGATCATGTGTTGTACCTTCCGGTTCACAAGCGGGTACCATTCTGGTATCTTGAACACATCTGCTTTGCAGTAGAGAAGATCATGAAAAACAGAAAGGGTGTGAAAATTGAAGATGCAAAGAATGTGATATTTAAATCCAAGTTGTGA